In one window of Bemisia tabaci chromosome 6, PGI_BMITA_v3 DNA:
- the LOC109036527 gene encoding SKA complex subunit 1 — translation MEKKLTSLLVQLDSLMSSATIIESLVPATDVNLGESIVVEKLQQLVNKVNQVNAQINYLHECFNSYDQWMEREKELLAKLENLTARLDHLESYLPAQCFQTVAANLPEQTPPDSHTTNGYHSGTHNGTSSTATLMANSEPKTVIKKPVEYPHIRHLTQEELDEVPSYIRNRLQLDRIRAFVDNFNAVMKKKYALMRLPRNKVPKTEIPLYTAWKVQDNKETKGHSFLTKADLDTFGSAKLSKGDFTILQILRHCKRLRESKLNKESYYILID, via the exons atGGAAAAGAAATTAACATCCTTGCTGGTCCAATTGGATTCTCTGATGTCATCTGCCACAATCATTGAAAGTTTGGTTCCGGCCACTGATGTTAATCTTGGTGAAAGCATTGTTGTTGAGAAATTACAGCAACTTGTAAATAAAGTGAATCAAGTGAACGCACAAATAAATTACCTTCATGAATGTTTTAACTCCTATGACCAGTGGATGGAAAGAGAAAAG GAATTACTAGCTAAGTTGGAAAACTTGACTGCACGATTAGACCACTTAGAAAGTTATCTGCCGGCACAATGCTTTCAGACGGTCGCA GCCAATCTTCCAGAGCAAACTCCTCCAGATTCACACACTACCAATGGCTATCACAGTGGCACCCATAATGGAACATCCAGCACTGCAACATTAATGGCAAACTCAGAACCAAAAACTGTGATAAAAAAACCGGTTGAATACCCCCATATCAGGCATTTAACGCAAGAAGAACTGGACGAAGTTCCAAG CTACATAAGGAATAGATTGCAGTTAGATAGAATCAGAGCATTTGTTGATAATTTCAACGCagtgatgaaaaagaaatatgctcTGATGAGACTCCCAAGAAACAAAGTTCCGAAAACAGAAATTCCTCTTTACACTGCCTGGAAAGTTCAAGACAACAAGGAAACTAAAG GTCATTCGTTCCTCACGAAGGCTGATCTAGATACATTCGGCTCTGCCAAATTATCAAAAGGAGACTTCACAATACTGCAAATCCTCCGTCACTGTAAAAGGCTAAGAGAAAGTAAACTCAACAAAGAGAGCTATTATATACTCAtagattaa
- the LOC109036518 gene encoding F-box/LRR-repeat protein 14 — protein sequence MEDLPFTELPILPRHPKLHQPHLNLTRRTPSPALPQWNQTHISSLYPEILALIFSYLDVCDKGRAAQVCSAWREASYHKSVWRGVQAKLHLKKANTTLYNSLNRRGIRRVQVLSSKKSLRDVVQNINKLESLSLSGCFNVNDVALSHAFFTEVESLVHLDLSLCKQVTDISLKRICEYLKNLQTLELGGCSNITNNGLLAIARGLRRLRRLNLRSCWYVSDVGISHIAGQSGEAEGNLELEHLGLQDCQRLSDDSLKYLLAGNSKLASINLSFCVSITDSGLKYLARMPSLRELNLRSCDNISDAGMSYLAEGGSRIAALDVSFCDKIGDQALSHISQGLFNLRSLSLSTCQISDDGVYKITRTLHDVDTLNIGQCSRITDKSLAMIAESFKNLQYIDLYGLPKISTLGLEKIMQLQQLKHLNIGLHDDKRPLLGNMLTKR from the coding sequence ATGGAGGACCTCCCTTTCACCGAGTTACCCATCCTGCCGCGGCACCCCAAACTCCACCAGCCACACCTGAACCTCACCCGGCGAACGCCATCGCCGGCGCTGCCCCAGTGGAACCAAACCCACATCTCGAGCCTCTACCCGGAGATCCTCGCGCTCATCTTCTCTTATCTCGACGTGTGTGATAAGGGCCGCGCGGCCCAAGTGTGCTCCGCGTGGCGCGAGGCCTCCTACCACAAGTCCGTGTGGCGCGGCGTCCAGGCCAAGCTCCACCTCAAGAAAGCCAACACGACCCTCTACAACAGCCTCAACCGCCGCGGCATCCGCAGAGTGCAAGTGCTTTCCTCCAAGAAGTCGCTCCGGGACGTAGTGCAAAACATAAACAAACTCGAGTCGCTCAGCTTGAGCGGGTGCTTCAACGTCAACGACGTCGCGCTGTCGCACGCCTTCTTCACGGAAGTCGAGTCGCTGGTCCACCTGGACCTCTCCCTGTGCAAGCAAGTGACGGACATTAGTTTAAAACGGATATGTGAGTACCTGAAGAACCTGCAGACCCTCGAGCTCGGCGGGTGCAGCAACATCACCAACAACGGGCTCCTGGCCATCGCGCGGGGCCTCCGGCGGTTGCGGCGGCTCAACCTCCGGTCGTGCTGGTACGTGTCCGACGTGGGCATCAGCCACATCGCCGGCCAGAGCGGAGAGGCTGAGGGCAACCTCGAGCTCGAGCATCTCGGGCTCCAGGACTGCCAACGCTTGTCCGACGACTCGCTCAAGTACCTCCTGGCGGGAAACTCCAAACTGGCCAGTATCAACCTCAGTTTTTGCGTGAGCATCACCGACAGTGGGCTCAAGTACCTGGCACGGATGCCTTCTCTCCGGGAGCTGAACCTCCGTTCGTGCGACAACATCTCCGACGCGGGGATGTCGTACCTGGCCGAGGGCGGGTCCCGGATCGCCGCCCTCGACGTCTCCTTCTGCGACAAGATCGGCGACCAGGCCCTGAGCCACATCTCGCAGGGGCTCTTCAACCTGCGGTCCCTGTCGCTCTCCACGTGTCAGATCTCCGACGACGGCGTGTACAAGATCACGAGGACCCTCCACGACGTAGACACGCTCAACATCGGCCAGTGCAGCCGGATCACGGACAAGAGCCTGGCCATGATCGCCGAGTCCTTCAAGAACCTCCAGTACATCGACCTCTACGGGCTTCCCAAGATCTCCACGCTCGGCCTCGAGAAGATCATGCAGCTGCAGCAGCTCAAGCACCTCAACATCGGCCTCCACGACGACAAGCGACCGCTCCTCGGCAACATGCTGACCAAGAGGTGA